In Schistocerca americana isolate TAMUIC-IGC-003095 chromosome 7, iqSchAmer2.1, whole genome shotgun sequence, a single genomic region encodes these proteins:
- the LOC124623040 gene encoding uncharacterized protein LOC124623040, with the protein MEVNGDNVFHNENFGGGTEVIGDNVLHNENFGGDMEVNGDNVLHNENIGGGMEVNDDNVLHNENFGGGMEVNGDKALHNESFGGGMEVIGDNALHNEYFGGDMEVNDNSVLHNENFGEGMEVNGDKVLHNENFGGGMEVNDDNMLHNENFGEGMEVNDDNVLHNESFGGGIEVNGDKVIHNENFGGGKEVNDDNVLHSENFGGDIEVNGDNVLHNENFGGGIDVNGDKVLHNDNFGVGMEVNCDNVLHNEIFGDGMEVNGDKVLHNENFGGSMEMIGDNVLHNETLEEVWR; encoded by the exons ATGGAGGTGAATGGTGATAACGTGTTCCATAACGAAAACTTTGGAGGAGGTACGGAGGTGATTGGTGATAATGTGCTCCATAACGAAAACTTTGGAGGAGATATGGAGGTGAATGGTGATAATGTTCTCCACAATGAAAACATTGGAGGAGGTATGGAGGTGAatgatgataatgtgctccataacGAAAACTTTGGAGGAG GTATGGAGGTGAATGGTGACAAAGCACTCCATAACGAAAGCTTTGGAGGAGGTATGGAGGTGATTGGTGATAACGCGCTCCATAATGAATACTTtggaggagatatggaagtaaatgaTAATAGTGTGCTCCATAATGAAAACTTTGGAGAAGGTATGGAGGTGAATGGTGACAAAGTACTCCATAACGAAAACTTTGGAGGGGGTATGGAGGTGAATGATGATAACATGCTACATAACGAAAACTTCGGAGAAG gtatGGAGGTgaatgatgataacgtgctccataacGAAAGCTTTGGAGGAGGTATAGAGGTGAATGGTGACAAAGTAATCCATAACGAAAACTTTGGAGGAGGAAAGGAGGTGAatgatgataatgtgctccatagCGAAAACTTTGGAGGAGATATTGAGGTGAATGGTGATAATGTGCTCCATAATGAAAACTTTGGAGGAGGTATCGATGTGAATGGTGATAAAGTACTCCATAACGACAACTTTGGAGTAGGTATGGAGGTGAACTGTGATAATGTGCTCCATAACGAAATTTTTGGAGATGGCATGGAGGTGAATGGTGATAAAGTGCTCCATAACGAAAACTTTGGAGGAAGTATGGAAATGATTGGTGATAATGTGCTCCATAACGAAACTTTGGAGGAAGTATGGAGGTGA